AAGTACAAGCTCGGATATGATAATTCAACATAATTTTATTAGGTGTACACTGTACAAGAAATAAAGCAGGGTTCATTAGGCACACGCTGAGAAAGTTGCGATGTGTGATACCCTGCACGGAATTATATCGATTTCACAATACACAAAGACAAGGCACCATTGGAGGCCTGATGCGCCGCTGATCTAAGAAGCGCATTGCTGTAGTAGTTTGTACTAGCACGAAGGCCGGACATATGCTGGAAGAACTCTTCCTTTTCTACTTGAACGGTGAAGTGCTGCACGCCCAGTTCCATGAAGAGCGATGTCACCTGTGAGAGGAGCAGCATAAGAACATCACCAAAGGAAATGATTATTTTCCCCTTTTTTGTTCACACAAGTTCATTAGCTTTATTTGCGTATTTAAGAAATAAAGAAGACATGAAGATAGATTTGTTAGTCCGTCCCTAAATTTATTACTATTTATGATTTTGCAGAGCCATGAATGACAGTAAGCAAAGCTGGTAGCAATAACTTGTCAAGTTCTGTCAAGCTAAGTTTGACAAGATGCATTCGCACAGTTACAATAATAAGCCCTCGATGCATTATAACAAAGGTTACCGCTGTGCTTATAAATGAGAAGCATACCTTACTGGCAGAATAAGTCATGTTTAGTTAGGGAAAGATTAATAAATTGCATTTTTAACCAGTATTGTGACCTAAAGGGCTTCTAAATCGATACAATTTCGAACATTTCTAGTAAACAAGTGCATATTTGAGCAAACGAGCACGCGAGCATGCACACCCACttacccacacacacacgcacacatgcacgcacacacacacacaaaaatccGGTCCTCCTCTATAGGCCTTTCATTATCCCCAGAGTTGGTTGTGATGTCCCCAGCAGAGTCTGCTCACatgagcggcaggaaaaaaaaCAGTCTGTCTgcttgcaggtacacatacatCCTGCCTATCCTCTTCGCACAGTGAGAGGGAACACCCAGCGAGGAGTAGATATGAGACAATGAGTGAAGCATACCAGAGGAAAAAGTAAAATGAGTGAGGACTGCATTTCAATCGTGAAATGCAAGCAGCTGCACTATAACAGCACCATTTCAAAAACTACTCATGGCCATTTCTTCATTGTGAGTTATACACAGCTGCAACATTCAAACTAAATTTCAGCCTCTGGTTGACTTAGGGGCCTCTTCTCTTAGTATTTTAACAAACAATTCATATTATGTAGATAAACAGGACTGCATGTGGTGCTACCTGACTCAGCACTTTCTGGGAGTTGGCGTCCTTGGCAATTTGTACGTGCAGGGACCCAGCCAGCACATCACTGGTGTGGTACCAAAAGTGCTCATTGCGATAAGACAGGACACCTTCAATTTTCAAGACCTGTAAATATAATGTGAAACACTTGTGTGACTACATGAGTACCAAGTGAAGTACATGAGTACCCAAAATGAAAAGAATAAAGTGAGACACATCTGTGATTACGTGAGTACGTGGTGTACACCTGGTGGGGATGACCTTTTTACTGTGCCAGCTTGGCAGCCAAATATAGACTGCACATTCTAAAGTGCTGTCAGTGTGCTCTGCGCAATGCAACTTTCGCAAAAGGTGTCAAGCTCAGAAGTTGTGTAGAAGACATCTAGTGTGCACTAGCAAATGTACATGAAGCAGCACGCACCTATCAAGTTATTTTGTAGAGAAAAACACACCTGTCCTTTTTGACTGAATATAATTTTGCTGAAAGAATGTATAATATAGAGACTGCACTGTTCTGAAGCTTAACTACTATTGTcgaaaatagcaaaaaaaaattcaaatgtTAGCAGCATTGTGAATACATGCCTGCAATATTTTATGAGTTCAAAACAACCAGCGATAATGAAatcgcaaaaaaagagaaaacaaaaaggcatTCTGTGGACATTCTCCGACTGTGTTGAAGAGCAAATAAGATGACGATTCATCAGAACCTAATGCAAAAAAGTCTAAGGCTTACATTATGGTACCTTCTCAATCAAGGAGGATATCTTAAAACTTGTACTATATGTACAAGAGACTTGTACTATATGTAGGCATAAAGAATGTGCTTCAATTTTCGTAGCAAGATATCTTTATTTATTCAATGGCTGAATCAGTTAGAGAATGCAACTCCTATTTCCTTCTTTTATGGCACCAACATATCATTCTAGCTTCATGGtgaacttaaaggggccctgcaagactttttgagcatggtcaggaaacactgccgatcgatagtagaggctcccgacaacacgcaagccaaatattatagcgcagcgcctggcctggaattcacaatgaattgtcaaagttagctaaaaattgctttctcttctctccacaaatgacggaagatgctcaaaaatcaccCGTAGAAATCACTCGTAGTACAAAATGAGTCATATTAGAAACAATTTATTCCACTTTGACAGAAGTACTTCATTACAAAATGTGATTATGTCTATACGAGGCAATCTCAGGCATTCTTACAGTTCTGGCATAGCTTGGTGCCTGAATTTGCAAATGTAGCACTTTGATGCAATCTACACATATTATGCACCACCCCTGACTTTCGTAAAATGTCCTCAGCACTCGTAACAACGCTGTTTGTTCCGTTCCACACAAACAAAGCTTTGACTGAAGTCGGGATCATCTGAACACTACAGACTAACAAAAATCTGCAGTAGAGAATATTAGCATTCCCAATGCTGGGGCATGTGAACTGCCCGGCATACAAAATGCTCGAGTATGTGAAGTTTTTTTTGAGTGCTGAAAACcatttgtgtaaaaaaaaatataaatctaaaactccctaatgagtCAAAGCTAATACTAGATGGCACAAGTAAAACTTGCAACACTGGTGGCTCACGCCTTACTTTGCTTAGCATGGACGGCAGCTTCTTGCCTTCTAACTGAAGAGGCGTTCTCAGCACTAAGATCATGGAGGAATGCTTGAGCAGAGGCAGCACACTGACAAAAATGAGCACGGCAATGAACACCGAGCACAAAGGGTCTGCCATGAGCAGACCAAACTGGTCAATCAGCAGGGATGATACAATCACGCCAACACTGCCTAACGTGTCAGCTAGGATGTGAAGAAAAACACCtacaaacagacaaataaataCAGGTAATGACAGGACTCAAAGGGGCCCTGTAACATTTTTTTAAGCGATTGTCGAACGGCTTCCTGAAAAAGCTTAAAGGCACATTTTAGGCGCGAAACAGCACATAAACAAGGTGAAGGAACACACAACATGACGGACCGCCATGCGTTCTTTTGCTCTGTGTAGCTTCTATTTCGCAGCTAAAATATGTCATTAAGCCAGTATTAACTAGGCCAACAAACAATCTTGCTAAAAAAAGCTTGTTGCCTCACAATAACTGCAGCAAAAGTTTTTAAAATCAGTGATGTGTGAGCGGAGTTGCAGAGATTTCTCGCAGTTTTCAAGCAACTCTTTCTGCTTTTATACCAATGAACACATTGAAAGCTACACGAGGAAAGGAGGGGAGGAGGGGGCAAGATGATGaactttagctttttttttctttctttctttaaatgtGCGGCTTTCTTATAGCGTGATTGCAAGTGCGTACAAGCCACGGTAACTACATAGCTCACGACGCTCGAATCAGCCGATGGCTGCAAACCTTGGGTTTATGGCCTCATTTGTCGAAATAAGAAAGATTTTTAGTTGACTTTTAGAATCCATTGTAAATCCCAGGCCGCCCGCAGTCCTGCAATATTTGGCTCTCAAGTTCTTAAAAGCACCAACAACCaatcagcagtgttttctgaccacaATGAAAAAGTGTAGCAGAACCTGTTCAATAGTTCTAAGTGTTGCAACATGACGCAAGACGTGACACAATGTGAAGGCGGCCGACATGGCCATGCCGCTGTCTTGCCGTTTCGTTGCGAAACTAAGCAGACAGGTGGCAGCTGCAGGCGTTCAGACCACCAGGCGCATATGCGTGTTTTACTCTGGCTCGTGCCTCAAGGATTAGGCACGAGCTGCATGAGAAGTGTGGCCTGCAGAATGGATATGACAACAACGCTACAAAATCTCCGAAAATCTGTCACAAATCTTGCCCAAACATGTGTACTCAGTACTGTGGTCataagtggagaaaaaaaaaaggacagcatATTGCAAAAGGAAAAATGTACGAAGTGATGCATCTCACCTTCCAAATTTGTGTTGGCACCCGTATGACTATGTCCATGGCTGTGACTCTGGCTATGGCTAGCCCCATGGCTGTGCGAGTGAGTGTGACGAAAGGTGAGGATTCCGATCAGGTTCACAATAAGCCCTGCTATGGAAACAGTCTGAAAAAAATATGGGGAAGGAGGAGTATGATGAAACCAATGAAAATATATTGTTCACAAGATTAATGCACCTCTGCTGTAACACACATCTATAACATGTATCTGAAATGAATGCAGAaaagggaagatggaagcttaCAATGAAAGTGTGTAAACAAGGGCTGTATGCTATAGCCAACGTTGTGACAAGCGCACTTGTCTTCTTAAAAAGCAAACCTGCATTTTCAAGCTTTCAAGAAGACCAGTCTGCTTGTTGAAACGCTGGCTCAAACACAAACCTGCTGTTTACAAATACAACATATAGATAGCATTATATGTATAACAGCTTAAGTGACATAAACAGAATTTTTAACAATATATAGAACAGCTTTAGAATGCCAAAAGGCTGCATGCACAAAGAGTACATTTGAAATGAATTGCTACATCAAATGACCTTATGCCACGACACATGTCGCATTGACCTTGTTACTTCTCTAGGCAGCTTTGCAAATGTTCTTTTATGCGCTAACCAGTACCTATACCATACTAAACACAAATGCAAAACTAAAATAAAATCCTTTTATAATGGTGTGCATTGGCCACAAATTGATTACACCAAAAGGCCCAAAATTACAATAAGCATCTCCCatcaaagcagtttttttttctaagaaaaaAAGATTTATATATTCCACATTTCTAATCTATTTACTCGAGATGTACGAATAAGAAATTTCAGGCTTCATGCAAATTCCAAGTGAATAGTGATTTGATAGAATAATGTCAAATCATATAGTTCAAATATTATACAAAAGACCCTCATCCATTCAAAGTCATTGGGACAGTAAAAGATCTTCGAATTAAGTGAATTTTCGCATTGACTAAACATACAAAAAGCAGGATGCAAGGAACTTTGAATTATTGAAAGTAATCAGAGGTGGTCGTTTGCTGTGTCAGATAGCTCGCAGCTCCAAGTGTTACGCTTTCCCGCAATACCAGGGCCCAATCTTGCTGCAAACTTGGGTGAACGGCGGGCACTGCTGCTGCCAGtggggcgggagggggggggatgCTGTAGTCAACTGAAATGTGCACCTGCAGAAAAACTACCGTGCCTCACTGCAACATAGCGGTGACACGCGGGTAGCATGTCACCTGCTCCTCACAGCAGCGTTACTAGAACCAGGCCAATTTCAGCTCCCCATAGGCACGCGCTCTCCGAAGTGGCCGCGGTGGCGGACgcgagaactagtggcgctgctCTGCCATCTTGCTTCAAGACGCACGCATCGTCTGCTGGAGGGCGAACGATCCGCATTGGCATTGTCGTCGCAGCTCTAGCCAGTCGTGCGAACCAACATTCGCCATTGACATTTGCGCAGTAAACTCAACTGCTTCAAAAACCAAAATTTGTAAAACATTTGTTCCATAATCACCACTAACATTCAGAAACCTTTCTTAATCGGCGAGCGtctttttatttacttctttttacttttttgtttatttttatttatttatttttacagtcCCCAGAACGCTTTTTTCGAGCGGAATCGGCTGGGTATGCGAAGCTTGTGTTGAGCGCTAGTTAGTAAGAAATGATTAGAAAAATAAACTGCGCTAAAGACGAGACATAAGAATTGAAGCACACAGGACGAGTTTTTAGTCTGCGGTCGTCCTTCTATTCTGGTGACTCGCCTGGTGGCGCAGTTTATCTTTTTCCAATCAGCTGGGCATCTTTCATGACCTTTCCGGTGTTCATGGGCCTGTAAAATTTCCCAACTAAATGGCCGCCGTGCTATCATGGAAACACTTTATAAATCCAGTTTGCTTtccgttggttttttttttttgggggggggggaggaacacATAGGTATTAGCTGTCTTTGCCGGGAGAGAATTCTCTCGTGAGGAGAAACTAAAGAGAGCAGTTATCTGCCTCTCACGGGATGGCTAAAATATTAGCCATCTCTCTCGCATACTTTCACTTGTTTATTATTCAGCACTCATTACTTcagcgatgtcataaatgacagcCTTAGCAAAAGAGGAAGCTCTGCGAGGACACGTTCGCTTCCCTCATTCGAAACTGAAGAAAGCTTTCGCTTAAGAGCGAAGATGTCCTCATCTTGTTCCTTTTTGCGGCAGCCACACACGTGCATACCTCTTTGAGAGGTCGCGAACCTCTTGTATACTGGTTTTGACCACCCTTGCAGGTTCGCAATGGTCTCCGTAGGCGCAGGTAGAGAAAGCAAGTGAGCCACTTTGTAAACACTGCGCAGTGTTTACGATGAGCAGTAACGGTTGGGTCACATTCTCGGCTGGTGGTATGCCTCCATAGATGTTCAGCCTGTCTATCTAGACTTCCCAAATGGGTGACTGTAATCAGAGTGTGCAACCGTTGCTTGTGCACTTTGTTGTAGCTGTTAATAGTGCAGCTGCCACCTCGTTCAGCAATAACAGTTTTTGTACGAGCAGTTCTCCCGGAACAAGAGTTATGCAGTATAAAACACCGCACATCGTCCCTGACACGGCGTCACCGATTAATTCTTGGCGTCGAAACGCGGAAGGCAACGAGACGTTCATCACTGAATTTATTGAGCGCGAACGGTGTAGCTGACAAGATGTCAGAGAGGCCCGGAGATTCGTCATTGCAAGAACCACTCGACGGACTCTATGACAGCCCTGTTTCATTGTCTGGCATGAAGTCATCCCCACatggtttatttattcattttttgcaaCCTGTTTGTCCTGGTCATCCCTTGTGGGTATGCGCTCTGGCAGACCGGGATAAAGGCGAGGCAATGCCCCTGGCGCCCTTTTTTTCGAGGTAGATATATTTCATTTCTATTTATAATGTGCTTATAATTTTTACATTATCCTGCCCCTCTAAATGTCTCTCACATATCTTGGACTTGTGAGTGAACCGCCATTTCTTGCGGCTCAGCATCCGATCACACTCTTAACGCGGCAGTGTTAAAGAGctagttttgcagaaattctggtgtcggcgtaGTTGGTTGTGAATGAAAAATTATCATATCTGACGTGACGTAAAAATTGAGAAAtattcacaaaaaataaaaattacaaaCTGTGGTTCACAGCGGGGATTCAACCCTGGGAATTTGCACAGAAAGTGGGTGTTATACCACACAGACACGCGCCTGTTTATATAacatttttatttcaaaattacGAAATTTATTTTCATAAAAACCACACTGGTCCACTCCACCATTGTGATGGTTTAAAAATACTTCATTCTCACTAATTCATCAAACATCTCAATACAATCTGGAGGTTCATTCAACGTTCGATATATCTCGCGAACATGTGTTACACATTCAGGAAAGTTTCCC
Above is a window of Rhipicephalus microplus isolate Deutch F79 chromosome 1, USDA_Rmic, whole genome shotgun sequence DNA encoding:
- the LOC119164641 gene encoding proton-coupled zinc antiporter SLC30A5-like, whose protein sequence is MLRNEKTGSHEFIHWSSKHGVIRASVISNSDCCKRFIFYHSFLVPAATLILSSPDLVGTKGTLVGYSSGGDPLYNFNGDAFHTGPGYSMLSVLRSGLTQIMKESDLRRIFYFLCINLMFTGVELLYGMWTNSLGLISDGFHMLFDCSALVMGLAVSLLARRSATRTFPFGYGRVEVLSGFTNGLFLVVIAFMVFSEAITRLFDPPQVKTERLLTVSIAGLIVNLIGILTFRHTHSHSHGASHSQSHSHGHSHTGANTNLEGVFLHILADTLGSVGVIVSSLLIDQFGLLMADPLCSVFIAVLIFVSVLPLLKHSSMILVLRTPLQLEGKKLPSMLSKVLKIEGVLSYRNEHFWYHTSDVLAGSLHVQIAKDANSQKVLSQVTSLFMELGVQHFTVQVEKEEFFQHMSGLRASTNYYSNALLRSAAHQASNGALSLCIVKSI